The Ferrimonas balearica DSM 9799 genome includes the window CCAGTGGGCCAGGGTTCCGACCGCCCTGTCCCACCGTCGACGGCACCGCTATAATACCCCGGCACTTTGACGAAGGTCACACCAGGAAAGAGAATAAAATCTAATGAAGTTCAGTGACTTACGAGAGTTTATCCAGTTCCTTGAGAAGCAAGGCGAGCTTAAGCGGATCAGCGCCGAGGTGGACCCCCACCTGGAGATGACTGAGATCTGCGACCGGGTGCTGCGCGCCGGTGGCCCCGCTCTGCTGTTCGAGAACCCCAAGGGCAAATCGATGCCGGTACTGGCCAACCTGTTTGGCACACCGCGCCGGGTGGCCCTCGCCATGGGTCGCGAAGACACCTCTGCATTGAAAGAGGTGGGCGAGCTGCTGGCTTTCCTGAAGGAGCCTGAGCCGCCCTCCGGCTTTAAGGACGCCATCGCCAAAGTGCCGATGTTCAAGCAGGCGCTGAACCTGCCGCCCAAGCGGGTCAGCAAGGCGCCGTGCCAGGAGATCGTGATGGAGGGCGACGAGGTCGACCTGACCCAATTGCCGGTGCAGCACTGCTGGCCCGGCGACGTTGCTCCGCTGGTGACCTGGGGCCTGACCATCACCAAAGGCCCCAACCAGAAGCGTCAGAACCTGGGCATCTACCGCCAGCAGCTGCTGGGCAAAAACCAGCTGATCATGCGCTGGCTGGCCCACCGTGGTGGGGCGCTGGACTACCGGGATTTCCAGCAGAAGTTCCCGGGCGAGCGCTACCCGGTCGCCGTGGCTCTGGGTGCCGACCCGGTCACCATCCTGGGTGCCGTAACCCCGGTACCAGATGGCCTCAGCGAGTACGCCTTTGCCGGCCTGCTGCGGGGCGAACGCACTCAGGTGACCAAGGCCCTTTCCTGCGATCTGGAGGTGCCAGCCACCGCCGAGATCATCCTGGAAGGGTATCTTGAGCCGGGTCTGGAAGCGCCGGAAGGCCCCTATGGCGACCACACCGGTTACTACAACGAAGTGGAATCCTTCCCGGTCCTGACCGTCACCCACGTCACCATGCGCAAAGACGCCATCTACCACAGCACCTACACCGGCCGTCCGCCGGATGAACCGGCCATGCTGGGTGTGGCGCTGAACGAGGTGTTCGTACCGATCCTGCGTAAGCAGTTCCCGGAGATCCAGGACTTCTACCTGCCGCCGGAGGGATGCTCCTACCGGATGGCGGTGATCACCATCAAGAAGCAGTACCCCGGCCACGCCAAGCGGGTGATGATGGCGGCCTGGAGCTACCTGCGCCAGTTTATGTACACCAAGTTCATCGTGGTGTGCGACGACGACGTCAATGCCCGTAACTGGGAGGACGTGATCTGGGCCATCACCACCCGGATGGACCCGGCGCGGGACACCGTCATGATTGAAAACACCCCCATCGACTATCTGGACTTCGCCTCCCCGGTGGCAGGCCTGGGTTCCAAGATGGGCATGGACGCCACCAATAAGTGGCCCGGCGAAACCGATCGCGAATGGGGCGAACCCATCGTCATGGACGAGGCGATCAAATCCCGCGTGGACCAGCGCTGGGACGAGCTGGGTCTGGACCCGATAAAAGAATAACGAGAATCCCATGAGTCGAATCCGTTGCCAGATAGACCAACTGACCCCCCTGAGCGACACCGTATTCAAAGCGGTGCTGACCCCAGAGCAGGCGCTGGCGTTTAAACCCGGCCAGTACCTGACGGTGGTGATGGGCGAAGAGGACAAACGCCCCTTCTCCATCGCCTCCAGTCCGCTGGATGACCAGATTGAGCTGCACATCGG containing:
- the ubiD gene encoding 4-hydroxy-3-polyprenylbenzoate decarboxylase, with amino-acid sequence MKFSDLREFIQFLEKQGELKRISAEVDPHLEMTEICDRVLRAGGPALLFENPKGKSMPVLANLFGTPRRVALAMGREDTSALKEVGELLAFLKEPEPPSGFKDAIAKVPMFKQALNLPPKRVSKAPCQEIVMEGDEVDLTQLPVQHCWPGDVAPLVTWGLTITKGPNQKRQNLGIYRQQLLGKNQLIMRWLAHRGGALDYRDFQQKFPGERYPVAVALGADPVTILGAVTPVPDGLSEYAFAGLLRGERTQVTKALSCDLEVPATAEIILEGYLEPGLEAPEGPYGDHTGYYNEVESFPVLTVTHVTMRKDAIYHSTYTGRPPDEPAMLGVALNEVFVPILRKQFPEIQDFYLPPEGCSYRMAVITIKKQYPGHAKRVMMAAWSYLRQFMYTKFIVVCDDDVNARNWEDVIWAITTRMDPARDTVMIENTPIDYLDFASPVAGLGSKMGMDATNKWPGETDREWGEPIVMDEAIKSRVDQRWDELGLDPIKE